In a single window of the Dryobates pubescens isolate bDryPub1 chromosome Z, bDryPub1.pri, whole genome shotgun sequence genome:
- the LSMEM1 gene encoding leucine-rich single-pass membrane protein 1 isoform X1 — MEKPSLEINLPDTHEEGKLYVVDSLNNLNKLNVCPDESQHALADEEENSDGIGENTAGSNIRNQNLFFVTFILTLIISLALVSFVIFLIIQTRSKLDQISSRLIFEKKNIEDLKKMHNMLLKHLNWSGIKENKRYLFTQSPVLHDYLFTHAEPTVPEE, encoded by the exons ATGGAGAAGCCTTCCTTAGAAATTAATCTGCCTGATACTCATGAAGAAGGAAAACTTTATGTAGTTGATTCTTTAAACAACCTAAACAAACTAAATGTTTGTCCAGATGAATCCCAGCATGCTCTAG cagatgaggaagagaaCAGTGATGGTATTGGAGAAAACACAGCAGGGAGCAACATAAGGAACCAGAATCTGTTCTTCGTCACATTTATTCTGACTTTGATCATCAGTTTGGCCCTTGTTTCATTTGTAATATTCTTAATAA TTCAAACTAGAAGCAAGTTGGACCAAATATCAAGCAGACTAATATTTGAAAAGAAGAACATAGAAGACCTTAAGAAAATGCACAACATGTTATTAAAGCATCTAAATTGGTCAGGAattaaggaaaacaagagatacCTCTTCACGcagtctcctgttctcc
- the LSMEM1 gene encoding leucine-rich single-pass membrane protein 1 isoform X2, giving the protein MEKPSLEINLPDTHEEGKLYVVDSLNNLNKLNVCPDESQHALDEEENSDGIGENTAGSNIRNQNLFFVTFILTLIISLALVSFVIFLIIQTRSKLDQISSRLIFEKKNIEDLKKMHNMLLKHLNWSGIKENKRYLFTQSPVLHDYLFTHAEPTVPEE; this is encoded by the exons ATGGAGAAGCCTTCCTTAGAAATTAATCTGCCTGATACTCATGAAGAAGGAAAACTTTATGTAGTTGATTCTTTAAACAACCTAAACAAACTAAATGTTTGTCCAGATGAATCCCAGCATGCTCTAG atgaggaagagaaCAGTGATGGTATTGGAGAAAACACAGCAGGGAGCAACATAAGGAACCAGAATCTGTTCTTCGTCACATTTATTCTGACTTTGATCATCAGTTTGGCCCTTGTTTCATTTGTAATATTCTTAATAA TTCAAACTAGAAGCAAGTTGGACCAAATATCAAGCAGACTAATATTTGAAAAGAAGAACATAGAAGACCTTAAGAAAATGCACAACATGTTATTAAAGCATCTAAATTGGTCAGGAattaaggaaaacaagagatacCTCTTCACGcagtctcctgttctcc
- the IFRD1 gene encoding interferon-related developmental regulator 1, whose translation MPKSKKRGSNHQRGTGGQPRNVQPFSDEDASIETMSHCSGFSDPASFTEDGPEVDEEATQEDLEYKLKGYIDLTLDKSAKTRQAALESLKSAFSSKILYEFIMERRMTLTDSIERCIKKGKSEEQCAAAGLACLLCVQMGSGIESEEIFKTLGPVLKKIICDGTASIQARQACATCLGICCFIITDDITELYSTMECLENIFTKAYQRDRDTNGVSSTHNTVLHISALLAWTLLLTICPMNEVKKKIEMHLHKLPSLLSCDDLSMRIAAGETLALLFELARETDADFFYEDMELLTEKLRALATDGNKHRAKVDKRKQRSVFRDVLRAVEERDFPTEMVKFGPERMYIDCWVKKQTYDTFKEILGSGMQYHLQSNDFLRNVFELGPPVMLDAATLKTMKISRFERHLYNSAAFKARTKARSKCRDKRADVGEFF comes from the exons ATGCCCAAGTCTAAGAAGCGGGGGAGCAACCACCAGCGCGGAACCG GTGGTCAGCCCAGAAATGTTCAGCCTTTTAGTGATGAAGATGCTTCAATTGAAACTATGAGCCACTGCAGTGGCTTCAGTGATCCTGCTAGCTTCACTGAGGATG GGCCTGAAGTTGATGAAGAAGCTACTCAAGAGGACTTAGAATACAAATTGAAGGGATATATTGACCTTACATTGGACAAGAG TGCAAAGACAagacaagcagctcttgaaagcCTGAAAAGTGCTTTTTCTTCTAAAATTCTATATGAATTTATCATGGAAAGAAGAATGACGCTAACAGATAGCATTGAACGCTGCATAAAGAAAG GTAAGAGTGAGGAACAGTGTGCAGCTGCTGGACTGGCGTGTCTTCTGTGTGTGCAGATGGGGTCAGGAATTGAAAGTGAAGAGATTTTTAAGACCCTTGGTCCAGTTCTGAAGAAGATTATCTGTGATGGAACAGCCAGTATCCAAGCCAGACAGGCT tGTGCAACCTGCTTAGGAATTTGCTGTTTCATCATCACTGATGACATTACG GAACTGTACTCTACTATGGAATGCCTGGAAAACATCTTCACAAAGGCCTATCAGAGAGATAGAGACACTAATGGTGTATCAAGTACCCACAATACTGTGCTTCACATCAGTGCTCTCTTAGCATGGACACTGTTGTTGACCATTTGTCCAATGAACGAAGTGAAGAAGAAAATTGAAAT GCACTTGCATAAACTTCCAAGTCTGCTGTCTTGCGATGATCTCAGCATGAGGATAGCTGCTGGAGAAACACTTGCACTTCTGTTTGAACTGGCACGTGAAACAGATGCT GATTTCTTTTATGAAGATATGGAACTCTTAACAGAGAAACTACGAGCTCTGGCTACTGATGGAAACAAGCACCGAGCCAAAGTGGATAAAAGAAAGCAGCGATCTGTCTTCAGAGATGTTCTACGAGCTGTTGAG GAACGTGACTTTCCTACAGAAATGGTCAAGTTTGGCCCTGAGCGCATGTATATTGACTGCTGGGTTAAAAAACAAACTTATGACACCTTCAAGGAGATCCTGGGGTCGGGGATGCAATATCATTTGCAG TCAAATGACTTTCTTCGGAATGTCTTTGAGCTTGGTCCACCAGTAATGCTAGATGCTGCAACTCTTAAAACAATGAAGATCTCTCGTTTTGAAAGG CACTTGTACAACTCTGCAGCATTCAAGGCTCGGACAAAGGCTAGAAGTAAATGCCGTGATAAAAGAGCAGATGTGGGCGAATTCTTTTAG